Proteins encoded by one window of Bacteroidales bacterium:
- the ligA gene encoding NAD-dependent DNA ligase LigA has translation MNKEEAKERIKKLREEIEEHNYKYYVLAQPTISDFEYDSLMNELIRLEEQFPDLKDEHSPSQRIGSDLNKEFTQAKHRYPMYSLANTYSPQEVTEFEQRIKKEITGPIEYVCELKYDGVAISLTYRNGRLEQAVTRGDGIQGDDVTDNVKTIKSIPLSLRKKDYPPEFVIRGEIIFSHQAFEQINNEKEKNGEAPFANPRNAAAGTLKLQNSAMVAKRPLDCFLYSLAGEKLPYRYHYENLIKAKEWGFKISAQLQKCRNIDEIFDYINYWDRERENLPYDIDGVVIKLNSYDQQEELGYTAKSPRWAIAYKFKAEQVETQVLSVDFQVGRTGAVTPVANLEPVHLSGTIVKRASLHNEDQVKLLDVRINDSVYIEKGGEIIPKIVGVNKEKRSGESHEIKFPRHCPECGTELVKPRGEARHYCPNETGCPPQIKGKIEHFVSRRAMDIEAAEATIDALYRKNLVKDFGDLYFLKKEDLLTLERFADKSAQNLINSIQKSKEVPFPRVLYALGIRFVGAAVARTIAEHFRSIDKLANATYEELIEINEIGPRIAESILEYFQNPRNLEIIDKLKKAGVKLEMEEETTETVSNDLEDKNIVISGTFNQHSREELKEMIQKHGGKNTSSVSSKTDYLLAGKDIGPKKLEKAKKNGVPIISEEDFLKMIRH, from the coding sequence ATGAATAAGGAAGAAGCGAAGGAAAGAATAAAAAAATTAAGGGAAGAGATTGAAGAACACAATTATAAATACTATGTACTGGCCCAGCCTACCATCAGTGACTTTGAATATGACTCATTAATGAATGAGCTCATCCGTCTTGAAGAACAATTTCCCGACTTAAAGGATGAACATTCTCCTTCACAACGTATAGGGAGTGACCTCAACAAGGAATTCACCCAGGCGAAGCATCGTTATCCCATGTATTCCCTGGCCAACACCTACTCCCCTCAAGAGGTCACCGAATTTGAACAAAGGATTAAAAAAGAGATCACAGGACCCATTGAATATGTGTGTGAACTCAAGTATGACGGGGTTGCCATTTCCCTCACCTACCGGAATGGCAGGCTCGAACAGGCAGTAACCCGGGGCGACGGCATTCAGGGTGATGATGTAACGGATAATGTCAAAACCATCAAAAGCATTCCGCTGAGTTTGAGAAAAAAAGACTATCCCCCTGAATTTGTGATCAGGGGAGAGATCATATTTTCCCATCAGGCTTTTGAACAAATTAATAATGAAAAGGAAAAGAATGGAGAGGCGCCATTTGCCAATCCCAGAAATGCTGCGGCCGGTACTTTAAAACTTCAAAATTCAGCCATGGTGGCAAAACGCCCCCTTGACTGCTTTCTTTATTCCCTGGCAGGAGAAAAACTGCCCTACCGGTATCATTATGAAAATTTAATAAAAGCCAAAGAATGGGGATTCAAAATCTCGGCCCAGTTACAAAAATGCCGGAATATTGACGAAATTTTTGATTACATCAATTACTGGGATCGAGAAAGGGAAAACCTGCCCTATGATATAGACGGGGTGGTGATCAAGTTGAATTCCTACGACCAGCAGGAAGAACTGGGATACACAGCCAAATCCCCACGGTGGGCCATAGCATATAAATTTAAAGCCGAACAGGTAGAAACCCAGGTGTTGAGCGTAGACTTTCAGGTTGGGCGGACCGGCGCCGTCACGCCCGTAGCCAATCTGGAGCCGGTACATCTTAGTGGCACCATCGTAAAACGCGCATCCCTGCACAACGAGGATCAGGTCAAACTACTGGATGTCAGGATTAATGACAGCGTTTATATTGAGAAGGGCGGAGAGATTATACCCAAGATCGTAGGTGTGAATAAGGAAAAGAGATCGGGGGAAAGCCATGAAATTAAATTTCCCAGGCATTGCCCCGAATGTGGGACCGAACTGGTCAAGCCTCGGGGCGAGGCCCGGCACTATTGCCCGAATGAAACCGGGTGTCCGCCTCAAATAAAAGGAAAGATTGAACATTTCGTATCCAGAAGGGCCATGGATATTGAAGCAGCAGAAGCTACCATAGATGCGCTTTACAGGAAAAACCTTGTGAAAGACTTTGGTGACCTGTACTTTCTCAAAAAAGAAGACCTTTTGACACTGGAGCGTTTTGCGGATAAGTCGGCCCAAAATCTTATCAACAGCATTCAAAAATCGAAGGAAGTTCCTTTCCCTCGTGTCCTTTATGCACTGGGCATAAGATTCGTTGGAGCAGCAGTTGCCAGAACAATTGCAGAACATTTTCGATCCATAGATAAACTGGCCAATGCCACCTATGAGGAACTGATCGAAATCAATGAGATCGGTCCCCGCATAGCCGAAAGCATCCTGGAATATTTCCAAAACCCAAGGAACCTTGAAATCATTGACAAACTGAAAAAGGCCGGGGTAAAACTCGAAATGGAAGAAGAAACCACCGAAACGGTCAGTAACGACCTTGAGGATAAAAACATCGTCATATCCGGTACCTTTAACCAACATTCACGGGAAGAACTGAAGGAAATGATTCAAAAACACGGTGGAAAGAATACTTCTTCAGTATCTTCCAAAACGGATTATCTTTTGGCGGGTAAGGATATTGGACCCAAAAAACTGGAAAAAGCCAAAAAAAACGGGGTGCCGATCATATCAGAAGAAGATTTTTTAAAAATGATCCGTCATTAG
- a CDS encoding YbhB/YbcL family Raf kinase inhibitor-like protein: protein MTKKDIQRYFIITIGLILVVFIVGLQSFTKQKNKKPEKSGGVAMELYSPAFKNEEFIPKKYSCKGEDLNPELRWENVPEGTKSFALSVKDPDAPIGTFVHWLVYDIDKDVREIKENSVPGKQVENNFGKEDYGGPCPPSGVHRYYFRLHALDVENLGSINSMEEFDQKVEEHTIAWAELMGKFQK, encoded by the coding sequence ATGACAAAAAAGGATATCCAACGGTATTTCATTATCACAATTGGATTGATATTGGTTGTTTTCATTGTGGGATTGCAATCGTTCACCAAACAAAAAAATAAAAAACCAGAAAAATCAGGAGGTGTTGCTATGGAACTTTATAGTCCGGCATTCAAAAACGAGGAATTTATCCCCAAAAAGTATTCCTGCAAAGGAGAGGATCTAAATCCCGAACTGCGATGGGAAAATGTTCCCGAAGGCACGAAAAGTTTTGCTTTAAGCGTGAAAGATCCCGATGCACCCATCGGAACGTTTGTTCACTGGTTGGTCTATGACATTGACAAAGATGTCAGGGAAATTAAGGAAAATTCGGTACCAGGCAAACAAGTTGAGAACAACTTTGGAAAGGAAGATTATGGAGGACCATGTCCGCCTTCCGGGGTTCACAGATATTATTTCAGGCTCCATGCCCTTGATGTTGAAAATCTGGGCAGCATTAACTCTATGGAAGAATTCGACCAAAAAGTAGAGGAACACACCATAGCATGGGCTGAACTAATGGGTAAATTTCAGAAATAA
- a CDS encoding aminotransferase class I/II-fold pyridoxal phosphate-dependent enzyme has product MKDINEFKRHAHEVVEWIARYFEEIENYPVKSQVEPGEIDRELPDQMPEQGENISQILSDFDDILMKGITHWQSPKFFAYFPANSSLPSLLAEMITAAIGAQCMKWETSPAAAELEEKVMNWLKGATGLPVDFQGTIQDSASTATLVSLLTAREKFTDYRINEEGFRDSGPFRIYCSEETHSSIEKGVKIAGFGRENLVRVEVDDYYRLRPDKLDEAIERDQEQGRVPLCIIATIGTTGSTAIDPLAEIARIRKKHKLWLHVDAAYAGSTLILPEYQWMIKGVQEADTFVFNPHKWLFTNFDCSAYFVRDKQALVRTFQLVPEYLKTRSDEEVNNYSDWTIPLGRRFRALKLWFVLRYYGLEGLQQKLREHIAMAGDMKQWIEQHD; this is encoded by the coding sequence ATGAAAGATATCAATGAGTTCAAACGTCATGCCCATGAAGTGGTTGAATGGATAGCCCGTTATTTTGAAGAAATAGAAAATTATCCGGTCAAATCACAGGTTGAACCCGGAGAGATTGATCGGGAGCTGCCCGATCAGATGCCGGAGCAAGGAGAAAACATTTCTCAGATCCTCTCTGACTTTGATGATATTTTGATGAAGGGCATCACCCATTGGCAGAGCCCGAAGTTTTTTGCCTATTTTCCTGCCAATTCCAGCCTGCCTTCATTGCTGGCCGAAATGATAACTGCAGCCATCGGAGCCCAGTGTATGAAATGGGAAACCTCTCCGGCGGCGGCTGAGCTTGAAGAAAAGGTTATGAACTGGTTGAAAGGGGCTACCGGTCTTCCCGTTGATTTTCAGGGTACCATCCAGGATTCTGCCTCAACAGCCACGCTGGTTTCCTTGCTAACGGCAAGAGAGAAATTTACGGATTACAGGATTAATGAAGAGGGTTTTAGAGACAGCGGGCCTTTTAGGATTTATTGTTCTGAAGAAACCCACTCTTCCATAGAAAAAGGTGTAAAGATCGCAGGCTTTGGAAGAGAAAATCTGGTCAGGGTGGAAGTGGATGATTATTACCGGCTTAGGCCTGATAAATTAGACGAAGCCATTGAGCGGGATCAGGAACAGGGGAGGGTGCCTTTGTGTATCATTGCCACAATAGGTACTACGGGTTCAACAGCTATTGATCCTTTGGCTGAAATCGCCCGGATAAGGAAGAAACATAAACTTTGGCTTCATGTGGATGCCGCTTATGCAGGATCCACCCTGATCCTTCCCGAATATCAGTGGATGATTAAAGGGGTACAGGAAGCCGATACGTTCGTATTCAACCCCCATAAATGGCTCTTTACGAATTTCGATTGTTCTGCCTATTTTGTCAGGGACAAGCAGGCCCTGGTGCGTACATTTCAACTCGTACCCGAATATCTGAAAACCCGTTCGGATGAGGAGGTAAACAATTACTCGGACTGGACCATTCCGCTGGGAAGGCGTTTCCGCGCACTGAAGCTTTGGTTTGTCCTGAGGTATTATGGCCTTGAAGGATTGCAGCAAAAGCTCAGGGAACATATTGCAATGGCCGGGGATATGAAACAATGGATTGAACAGCACGATGA
- a CDS encoding 4-hydroxy-tetrahydrodipicolinate synthase — MFTQKFAGTGVAVATPFKKDHSIDHDALKNHIHFLRENGIDFLVILGTTGESVTLKDDEKKAVVDTVKEANQGKLPFVLGIGGNHTAAILEKIENTDFNGIDGILSVTPYYNKPTQKGLYQHFKAIAEKSPVPVILYNVPGRTGKNIAPETIVQLAKDFDNIVAVKEASGSFTQAMHIIQNKPEDFTVVSGEDGITLPLMAIGIEGVISVAGNAFPKEWTTMINYALKNDFQSAREIHYKMLPIIEKLFAEGNPAGIKCALNIKGIIENNLRLPLVPVSDELKKEMKTLIDNLK, encoded by the coding sequence ATGTTTACCCAGAAATTTGCTGGTACAGGTGTTGCTGTAGCTACGCCCTTTAAAAAAGATCATTCCATAGATCATGACGCATTAAAGAACCACATCCATTTCCTGCGGGAAAACGGCATTGATTTTTTGGTTATATTAGGTACAACAGGAGAATCGGTAACCCTCAAAGACGATGAAAAAAAAGCCGTTGTGGATACCGTGAAAGAGGCAAATCAGGGAAAATTACCCTTTGTGCTTGGAATTGGCGGAAATCATACAGCCGCCATTCTTGAAAAAATAGAAAATACTGATTTTAATGGTATTGATGGAATTCTTTCGGTAACCCCCTATTACAACAAACCAACACAGAAAGGGCTCTATCAGCATTTTAAGGCTATTGCCGAAAAAAGTCCGGTTCCGGTCATCTTATACAATGTGCCCGGCCGTACGGGCAAAAATATCGCGCCGGAAACCATAGTGCAACTGGCTAAAGATTTTGACAATATTGTTGCGGTCAAAGAAGCTTCGGGAAGTTTCACACAGGCCATGCATATCATCCAAAATAAACCAGAGGATTTTACGGTCGTTTCAGGTGAAGATGGTATTACCCTTCCTTTAATGGCCATTGGAATTGAAGGGGTCATTTCAGTGGCAGGAAATGCTTTCCCGAAAGAATGGACCACAATGATCAATTATGCCTTAAAAAATGATTTTCAATCGGCCCGCGAAATCCATTACAAAATGTTGCCCATTATAGAAAAATTATTTGCCGAAGGCAATCCGGCTGGCATAAAATGTGCATTGAACATCAAAGGTATTATTGAGAATAATCTGCGGTTGCCCCTGGTACCCGTCAGCGACGAATTGAAAAAAGAAATGAAAACACTGATCGATAATCTTAAATAA
- a CDS encoding penicillin-binding protein activator LpoB, translating into MRKSFPVLLLVFSITMALNSCSPQREVRRIDSDEQIDLSGRWNDTDSRMVAEALTDQVLNGQWLENYKQNHHGARPILIVGLVRNKSHEHINAETFIKDIEKAVIKDGSARLVQAGDKRDELRAERADQQDFASSKTAKQWGQELGADFMLQGTINSIVDSYRNEKVVNYQVNLELANLETNEIVWIGDKKIRKYINN; encoded by the coding sequence ATGAGAAAATCATTCCCGGTTCTTTTATTGGTCTTTTCCATAACAATGGCCCTTAATAGCTGCAGCCCCCAAAGGGAAGTAAGAAGAATTGACAGCGACGAGCAGATAGACCTGAGCGGACGATGGAACGATACCGATTCACGCATGGTGGCAGAAGCTTTAACAGACCAGGTACTCAACGGGCAATGGCTTGAGAACTATAAACAAAACCACCATGGTGCACGCCCTATATTGATTGTAGGACTGGTGAGAAACAAAAGCCATGAACACATTAATGCAGAAACATTCATTAAGGATATTGAAAAGGCCGTTATAAAGGATGGTTCTGCCCGACTTGTTCAGGCCGGAGACAAAAGGGACGAACTGAGAGCAGAGAGAGCCGACCAGCAGGACTTTGCTTCCTCAAAAACGGCAAAACAATGGGGGCAGGAATTGGGGGCCGACTTCATGCTGCAGGGCACCATCAACAGCATCGTGGATTCCTACAGGAACGAAAAAGTGGTCAATTATCAGGTAAACCTTGAATTGGCTAATTTAGAGACCAATGAAATTGTGTGGATAGGGGATAAGAAAATCAGAAAATACATCAATAATTAA